Proteins encoded in a region of the Bombyx mori chromosome 21, ASM3026992v2 genome:
- the LOC101747030 gene encoding uncharacterized protein LOC101747030 isoform X2, with protein MNELLQKHGCSNVFALPEGLKELMSDITREVLRTQPPNICDFIAKYLSVLLITREHGILAVKILEDLCDCRPSVSEHLLQLGIDKSDAEVLAQVIKAEVEGFEPMEGKETLKETEIIKKILKRMPLDEEMTAKVCQVARNAYRDYWYKKTLMEKELKPHPEEPWELAAQHTIELYSKTKPSFEELTRATQKIQAAYKGYHVRRNLLHHLKPKKKTESKVDLPGPPLDIDGSRDIDLGPIINLKVRDDNVKAMFETENENLIVNCDSIKAITHVEDDGLFPGIPSQAIRPRKVFALQENLIEDPAKSDVKVTETESTDLQLDNAQRSVSLPTTNAVHHDLPMRKISFAEVPSEVDPAEPKGELEGLNIPEEIIEEDSANRTDTEENIHEIPEEVPDDRTEGDGDSAPTVSILSSAPETPNVTDAEDVDEFTSEEEG; from the exons ATGAACGAGCTTCTCCAAAAACATGGTTGTTCCAATGTGTTTGCGCTTCCCGAAGGACTCAAAGAACTCATGTCTGATATCACGAGAGAG GTGCTCCGGACTCAACCTCCGAATATATGCGATTTTATAGCAAAATATTTATCGGTATTGCTGATTACCAGAGAACATGGTATCCTAGCAGTAAAGATACTAGAAGACTTATGCGACTGTAGGCCCTCAGTATCGGAGCATCTCCTCCAATTGGGTATAGATAAAAGTGACGCAGAAGTACTGGCCCAAGTTATCAAAGCCGAGGTGGAAGGTTTCGAGCCTATGGAGGGAAAAG AAACATTAAAAGAAActgaaatcattaaaaaaattctgaAACGGATGCCTTTAGATGAGGAAATGACAGCTAAAGTTTGTCAAGTGGCCAGAAACGCTTACAGAGACTACTGGTACAAGAAAACTTTGATGGAGAAG GAGCTAAAACCGCATCCAGAAGAGCCCTGGGAGCTCGCGGCCCAACACACGATAGAACTGTACAGTAAAACGAAGCCATCTTTTGAGGAGCTAACGAGAGCAACTCAGAAAATACAG GCAGCATATAAAGGATATCACGTACGCAGAAATTTGCTCCATCATCTCAAGCCGAAGAAGAAGACTGAATCAAAAGTAGATTTACCTGGACCCCCTCTAGATATTGACGGCTCTAGAGATATCGATTTAGGACCCATCATT AATCTCAAAGTTCGTGACGACAATGTCAAGGCAATGTTTGAaacagaaaatgaaaatttaatcgtAAATTGTGATTCTATAAAAGCAATAACTCACGTCGAAGATGATGGACTATTTCCGGGAATTCCTTCCCAAGCGATCCGACCGAGGAAGGTCTTTGCTCTACAGGAAAATTTGATTGAAGACCCAGCGAAATCGGATGTAAAAGTCACGGAAACAGAATCTACAGATTTACAGC TAGACAATGCCCAGCGCAGCGTCTCTCTGCCAACCACTAACGCGGTGCATCATGATTTGCCAATGCGTAAAATCTCCTTTGCAGAG GTTCCATCAGAAGTGGATCCTGCCGAACCAAAAGGCGAACTTGAAGGTTTAAATATACCGGAAGAAATTATTGAAGAGGATTCAGCAAATAGAACTGACACTGAAGAAAATATTCATGAAATACCCGAAGAAGTTCCAG ATGATCGCACGGAAGGTGATGGCGACAGCGCTCCGACTGTTTCTATTCTATCATCGGCACCAGAGACGCCCAACGTCACTGATGCAGAAGACGTTGATGAGTTTACTTCTGAAGAAGAGGGATAA
- the LOC101747030 gene encoding uncharacterized protein LOC101747030 isoform X1, which produces MNELLQKHGCSNVFALPEGLKELMSDITREVLRTQPPNICDFIAKYLSVLLITREHGILAVKILEDLCDCRPSVSEHLLQLGIDKSDAEVLAQVIKAEVEGFEPMEGKETLKETEIIKKILKRMPLDEEMTAKVCQVARNAYRDYWYKKTLMEKELKPHPEEPWELAAQHTIELYSKTKPSFEELTRATQKIQAAYKGYHVRRNLLHHLKPKKKTESKVDLPGPPLDIDGSRDIDLGPIINLKVRDDNVKAMFETENENLIVNCDSIKAITHVEDDGLFPGIPSQAIRPRKVFALQENLIEDPAKSDVKVTETESTDLQHAVDNAQRSVSLPTTNAVHHDLPMRKISFAEVPSEVDPAEPKGELEGLNIPEEIIEEDSANRTDTEENIHEIPEEVPDDRTEGDGDSAPTVSILSSAPETPNVTDAEDVDEFTSEEEG; this is translated from the exons ATGAACGAGCTTCTCCAAAAACATGGTTGTTCCAATGTGTTTGCGCTTCCCGAAGGACTCAAAGAACTCATGTCTGATATCACGAGAGAG GTGCTCCGGACTCAACCTCCGAATATATGCGATTTTATAGCAAAATATTTATCGGTATTGCTGATTACCAGAGAACATGGTATCCTAGCAGTAAAGATACTAGAAGACTTATGCGACTGTAGGCCCTCAGTATCGGAGCATCTCCTCCAATTGGGTATAGATAAAAGTGACGCAGAAGTACTGGCCCAAGTTATCAAAGCCGAGGTGGAAGGTTTCGAGCCTATGGAGGGAAAAG AAACATTAAAAGAAActgaaatcattaaaaaaattctgaAACGGATGCCTTTAGATGAGGAAATGACAGCTAAAGTTTGTCAAGTGGCCAGAAACGCTTACAGAGACTACTGGTACAAGAAAACTTTGATGGAGAAG GAGCTAAAACCGCATCCAGAAGAGCCCTGGGAGCTCGCGGCCCAACACACGATAGAACTGTACAGTAAAACGAAGCCATCTTTTGAGGAGCTAACGAGAGCAACTCAGAAAATACAG GCAGCATATAAAGGATATCACGTACGCAGAAATTTGCTCCATCATCTCAAGCCGAAGAAGAAGACTGAATCAAAAGTAGATTTACCTGGACCCCCTCTAGATATTGACGGCTCTAGAGATATCGATTTAGGACCCATCATT AATCTCAAAGTTCGTGACGACAATGTCAAGGCAATGTTTGAaacagaaaatgaaaatttaatcgtAAATTGTGATTCTATAAAAGCAATAACTCACGTCGAAGATGATGGACTATTTCCGGGAATTCCTTCCCAAGCGATCCGACCGAGGAAGGTCTTTGCTCTACAGGAAAATTTGATTGAAGACCCAGCGAAATCGGATGTAAAAGTCACGGAAACAGAATCTACAGATTTACAGC ATGCAGTAGACAATGCCCAGCGCAGCGTCTCTCTGCCAACCACTAACGCGGTGCATCATGATTTGCCAATGCGTAAAATCTCCTTTGCAGAG GTTCCATCAGAAGTGGATCCTGCCGAACCAAAAGGCGAACTTGAAGGTTTAAATATACCGGAAGAAATTATTGAAGAGGATTCAGCAAATAGAACTGACACTGAAGAAAATATTCATGAAATACCCGAAGAAGTTCCAG ATGATCGCACGGAAGGTGATGGCGACAGCGCTCCGACTGTTTCTATTCTATCATCGGCACCAGAGACGCCCAACGTCACTGATGCAGAAGACGTTGATGAGTTTACTTCTGAAGAAGAGGGATAA